A single Blastocatellia bacterium DNA region contains:
- a CDS encoding ABC transporter permease, which yields MRLVEAIKVALDAIWAHKLRSFLTLLGVIIGVMTVILVVMAVEGFNAYFNDRIADLGANAFAVRKFGFVTSWEDFIKQNKRNKDITFDDLRAILENPRRRYVRDAAAEVATVGQVKYGAQTLQDVRIQGVSFNMGEIDRLEIAEGRYISREEEERSRAVCVVGADIVKEFFPGVDPLGREIRIAGLPFRIVGVAEEQGTIFGQPQDNFVIIPISTFRKVFSTRRSIGIRVAATSADDINRAVDEVRMVLRARRHLKYEEEDNFGIITAEAINSFREKMLGTIQMATIGLASIALVVGGIVIMNIMLVSVTERTREIGIRKSVGARRRDILLQFLSESVTLALIGGAIGILLAYGLGRLAAAVFEIRMELPVDWTLLAVAIAGSVGLISGVYPAYKAARLDPVEALRAE from the coding sequence ATGCGACTTGTGGAAGCGATCAAAGTAGCGCTGGATGCCATTTGGGCGCACAAGCTGCGGAGTTTCTTGACGCTTTTGGGGGTCATCATTGGCGTGATGACGGTCATCCTCGTCGTCATGGCCGTCGAGGGATTCAACGCGTACTTCAACGATCGGATCGCGGATTTGGGCGCCAATGCGTTTGCCGTGCGCAAATTCGGGTTCGTCACCAGTTGGGAGGACTTCATCAAGCAGAACAAGCGGAACAAGGACATCACCTTCGACGACCTGCGGGCCATTTTGGAGAATCCGCGGCGGCGGTATGTGCGAGATGCGGCGGCTGAAGTAGCGACGGTCGGGCAGGTCAAATACGGGGCGCAGACGCTGCAAGACGTGCGCATTCAAGGGGTCTCGTTCAACATGGGGGAGATTGACCGATTGGAGATCGCCGAGGGCCGATACATCAGTCGGGAGGAGGAGGAGCGGAGTCGAGCCGTTTGCGTCGTTGGGGCGGATATTGTCAAGGAGTTCTTCCCGGGAGTGGATCCGCTGGGGCGGGAGATTCGGATCGCCGGACTCCCGTTTCGCATCGTGGGCGTCGCGGAGGAACAGGGGACGATCTTCGGGCAGCCGCAAGATAACTTCGTCATCATCCCGATCTCCACGTTTCGCAAAGTCTTCAGTACGCGCCGTTCCATCGGTATTCGCGTGGCCGCCACCAGCGCCGATGACATCAATCGAGCGGTGGACGAAGTGCGCATGGTGCTGCGCGCGCGTCGCCATCTGAAGTACGAGGAGGAGGACAATTTCGGGATCATCACAGCGGAAGCCATCAATAGCTTTCGCGAGAAGATGCTCGGCACGATTCAGATGGCGACGATCGGGTTGGCCTCGATCGCGCTCGTCGTCGGTGGGATCGTCATCATGAACATCATGCTCGTGTCGGTGACCGAGCGCACGCGGGAGATTGGGATTCGGAAATCGGTCGGGGCGCGCCGGCGAGACATCCTTTTGCAATTCCTCTCGGAATCGGTCACGCTGGCCCTGATTGGAGGGGCGATTGGGATTCTCCTGGCGTATGGGTTGGGGAGATTGGCGGCGGCCGTCTTCGAGATTCGGATGGAGCTGCCCGTGGATTGGACATTGCTGGCGGTGGCGATCGCTGGGAGCGTTGGCTTGATCTCGGGCGTCTATCCGGCTTATAAGGCGGCGCGCTTAGATCCGGTCGAAGCGTTGAGGGCGGAATGA
- the cas2 gene encoding CRISPR-associated endonuclease Cas2, with protein sequence MPIKRVMFYIISYDISDDKRRTQVSEILKDFGTRVQYSVFECLLTEDQFLVLLRRLRSHIDPATDSLRCYRLCQGCVDEIIVEGRGDVTREEDVYIW encoded by the coding sequence ATGCCCATCAAGCGCGTCATGTTCTACATCATCAGCTACGACATCAGCGACGACAAACGACGAACCCAGGTCTCCGAGATCCTCAAGGACTTCGGCACGCGGGTTCAATATAGCGTCTTCGAGTGTCTCCTGACCGAGGATCAATTCCTCGTGCTCTTGCGACGCTTGCGATCCCATATTGATCCGGCGACCGATAGCTTGCGGTGTTATCGGCTGTGTCAGGGATGCGTGGACGAAATCATCGTCGAAGGTCGGGGCGATGTCACGCGCGAGGAGGACGTCTACATCTGGTGA